A segment of the Superficieibacter sp. HKU1 genome:
AAATGCTCCGCGATATATTTAAATACCGAGACCAGCAGCAGGCAAATTTCCAGACCGTAAAGCGGTTTGAGGATGGAAATCAGCAGGTGAGAATCACACAGCCCGGAAATAATCAGACGCGCGCCGACCAGCGCCCCCACCAGCAGCAGGCCACGCTTCGCGCCGATCGCGTTGACGAAGAACGGAACCACCATATACATGATGAACTCCATGCCGGACTGGACTGTACCGAGGTAGCCGAAAATGGCGTTGCCCTGATGAACGTCATCGAAAAAGGTGACGAAATAGCGCGAGAATTGCTGCTCAGCAATAAACATCATCCACGCGACGCCTGCGACATACAGGCAGAAAGCCCAGAATTTGCGGCTTTTCAGCAGTTGCCCGACGTCAGCCGGAACGATTTTTTGTTTCGCCAGTACCTCACCCGCCTGCGCCGAATTTACGTTGACCTTCAGGCTGATTAAAACGATCAGCATAACGATTGACGCCACGCTGCCGAGGATAAAGTTATACGCCGGAGAGAGGTTAAACAGCAGGCCGGAGAACGAGGATGCCACCGCCCAGCCGAGCGATCCCCACATGCGAATCTGACCGAATTCCATACCATTCAGGCGGCTGAAGCGGTCAGAGTAGGATTCGCAGGCGGCAACGCCAGCATACCAGGCAAAACTCAGGTAAATCGCCCCCACAATAATACCCACCAGCGTATTTGAAATTAATAGCGGCTGGTAAACATAAATAAAGAACGGGGCCATTAATGCCGATATAATGACGACAAAATAGAGCAAATATTTACTCATGCCGATTTTATCGAGAATATAGCCGTAAATGGGCTTGAGGATCACCGAGAAGATACCGTTAACGGCAAATACCGTACCGATTTCAGTGCCGCTTAAATTGGCCTTTTGTCCCAGCCAGATCGCCAGCAGACCGATACTTGCAGACCACGTAAAAAAATAGAGAAAGATAAAGGAGCTGATTTTGTAATATTCAGCCCTGTTTTTCGTTGGCGTATTTTCCATACATTCCTCGACGAAAAGAATAAAGTCAGTGTGTTAGTTTTTTACCGGGCAGGACACCACCGCCTCACAGCGGTATGACCACCCGCTTCCCGCTCGCCGGATCGGTGACGATCATCTGCCGGTTGTCGATCGCCAGGCCCGGCACCTGCGCAAAGGTTTTACGGCTGTCGCCGCTGGCCGCCACCGCGCTAAACAGCCAGCTTTCACCCACCGGGATATCGCCGCGCAGTACCGGAATAGCGGCGCATTCAGCGAACATCACGCTGCTGTTCGGGGGAGTAATAATGCAATCCGCCTGGCGTTTTCCTTGCGCCGCCAGGCAGCGGATGGCGCTGGCACCGTTCGCCGCCTGAATCAGACAGCCGTCATCCGTGAGCTGGGGCGCCGATTTCATTACCGCAAAACCGCCTTCCACGCTGGTTAACCGACGGGCGCTGTCGATACGATGCACGCGCAGGTGCCAGTCACCGCAGGGGATAAGCCAGCTGTCGATATGAACATCGCTCCACGCAGACCAGCGCGAGAAGATAACGTCCTCATGCACCTGCACCGCCTCGCAATGACGACGGCCGCGGAAGTAATCATCGTTTTCACTGAGCAGCAGCATATTGTCGCAGGCCGCATGTTTAATCCCGTAGCGTCCGCGCTCAATGGTGAAACCAAATCGGCTGGAGTAGGCAAATTTGGTGTATTTCGCTTCGGTATTGACGTAGTTGTTCAGCTCCAGCTGTCCGGACGTCAGCATAACCACATGCTGCGATGCCTCACTATGCATCAGGATTTGCTGGGCATGCGCAATAGCGCGGGTCTCAGCCAGCTGCGGCAGCGCTTTTTCTTCCGCCTGCCAGAACGGATGCTCCGCAGGCAACGCAAGAATAAGGAAAACCTTCAGCGCCCAGTACGGCGAGCCGGGCGAGTTATAGTCTTCGCACATCGCCAGGTTGGGGTAAGCGAAGCCAAGCGTCAGAATACCGTCGCGGTCAAAAATCGGTTTTTCCAGCCACCAGCGCAAATGACGCAGGATCACGCCTTTGATTTCGCCCGGCGTGAACACCTCCAGCCCGGCAAATGCCGCCGCGCTCCAGAAGGCGACCATCGCAAATCGGTAGGTCAGGCTGCGGCCAAAGGGCACGGACGCGCCATCGGCGGCTGACATATAGATAAAATCCTGTGCAAATCGGCATGAGCGTTCGCGCAATACGGCGGCGCGTTCAGGATCGTCCTGCGCATTCAGGGTGGCGTAAATCAGGCCGTAGAAATGAAACGCCATTGAAATGTAATAATCTTTCGGTCGTTCAGGACCGTCTGAATACCAGCCATCGCCAAGATAGTAGGCTTCCATCTGGTTAAAGCGACGCTCAATCGCCTGTTGGTCCCACGGCAATCCGGCGCGCTTAAAGCCCAGCTGAACCATAATGGCAAAGTAGTTCCAGTTGCTGTCCGGCATTTCAGCATCGCTGATTTGATCCAGCCAGCGGTGCAGATTGCGCAGTTCGCCCTCGCTAAAGGCGTCGGTGAGCTTATCCTGTAGC
Coding sequences within it:
- a CDS encoding oligosaccharide MFS transporter, coding for MENTPTKNRAEYYKISSFIFLYFFTWSASIGLLAIWLGQKANLSGTEIGTVFAVNGIFSVILKPIYGYILDKIGMSKYLLYFVVIISALMAPFFIYVYQPLLISNTLVGIIVGAIYLSFAWYAGVAACESYSDRFSRLNGMEFGQIRMWGSLGWAVASSFSGLLFNLSPAYNFILGSVASIVMLIVLISLKVNVNSAQAGEVLAKQKIVPADVGQLLKSRKFWAFCLYVAGVAWMMFIAEQQFSRYFVTFFDDVHQGNAIFGYLGTVQSGMEFIMYMVVPFFVNAIGAKRGLLLVGALVGARLIISGLCDSHLLISILKPLYGLEICLLLVSVFKYIAEHFDKRVNATMYLLGYQAMLYVGNVVVSSPAGILYDRIGFEHTYIIMGATALFFTFISAFTLSACQARGRAKYAVAENSTVK
- a CDS encoding DUF2264 domain-containing protein — protein: MATTRQEKSIPLSLRDDVIAALVSMLEALDKQFPADSAQFPLGNTCAHYDVKIANMEGLSRALWGLFPLLAGGVETALSQKYIDAIRLGTDPENAGYWGETGPYDQRLVEMAAYGLGLALLQDKLTDAFSEGELRNLHRWLDQISDAEMPDSNWNYFAIMVQLGFKRAGLPWDQQAIERRFNQMEAYYLGDGWYSDGPERPKDYYISMAFHFYGLIYATLNAQDDPERAAVLRERSCRFAQDFIYMSAADGASVPFGRSLTYRFAMVAFWSAAAFAGLEVFTPGEIKGVILRHLRWWLEKPIFDRDGILTLGFAYPNLAMCEDYNSPGSPYWALKVFLILALPAEHPFWQAEEKALPQLAETRAIAHAQQILMHSEASQHVVMLTSGQLELNNYVNTEAKYTKFAYSSRFGFTIERGRYGIKHAACDNMLLLSENDDYFRGRRHCEAVQVHEDVIFSRWSAWSDVHIDSWLIPCGDWHLRVHRIDSARRLTSVEGGFAVMKSAPQLTDDGCLIQAANGASAIRCLAAQGKRQADCIITPPNSSVMFAECAAIPVLRGDIPVGESWLFSAVAASGDSRKTFAQVPGLAIDNRQMIVTDPASGKRVVIPL